One Cellulomonas soli DNA window includes the following coding sequences:
- a CDS encoding sortase translates to MTLTTPASIDEAYRVAGPPGGGRRTGRGSRLPVPARPPAPRDGRWWVGAALLTLSVTLLAFVAHVAVLSTFQHHRAQTLAYGDLRTALAKAEAPTGQLDLREDLVAAGTPVAWLQIPSIELSEVVLEGSTAEVLRSGPGHRRDSVLPGQPGTAVVLGRQLTYGGPFGDLSRLQPGDEITVTTGQGASTYRVFGLRRAGDPLPEALRSGEGRLELLTADGLALLPDGVLHVDAELVSEPYDASSRVMAYAALPAAERAMGQDREAWTLVVFVLLLLVGAGAATWWLWTRWGRWHAWVVGVPVLLALGVTGADAVMGALPNLL, encoded by the coding sequence GTGACCTTGACGACACCGGCATCGATCGACGAGGCGTACCGCGTAGCCGGACCGCCGGGCGGAGGTCGCCGCACCGGCCGGGGTTCACGCCTCCCGGTACCCGCTCGTCCACCCGCACCGCGCGACGGGCGCTGGTGGGTCGGGGCCGCTCTGCTGACCCTGTCGGTGACGCTGCTCGCGTTCGTCGCGCACGTCGCCGTGCTGTCCACCTTCCAGCACCACCGCGCCCAGACCCTCGCCTACGGTGACCTGCGCACCGCGCTCGCCAAGGCCGAGGCCCCCACGGGTCAGCTCGACCTGCGGGAGGACCTCGTCGCCGCCGGCACCCCGGTGGCCTGGCTGCAGATCCCGTCGATCGAGCTGTCCGAGGTGGTGCTCGAGGGATCGACCGCCGAGGTGCTGCGTTCGGGCCCCGGTCATCGGCGCGACTCGGTGCTCCCGGGGCAGCCCGGCACCGCGGTCGTCCTCGGCCGGCAGCTCACCTACGGAGGGCCCTTCGGCGACCTGAGCCGGTTGCAGCCCGGCGACGAGATCACGGTGACCACCGGTCAAGGTGCCTCGACCTACCGGGTGTTCGGTCTACGACGCGCCGGCGACCCGCTGCCCGAGGCGCTGCGCTCGGGGGAGGGGCGACTCGAGCTGCTGACGGCCGACGGCCTCGCTCTGCTGCCCGACGGGGTGCTGCACGTGGACGCCGAGCTGGTCAGCGAACCGTACGACGCGTCCAGCCGGGTGATGGCCTACGCCGCTCTGCCTGCCGCCGAACGCGCGATGGGCCAGGACCGGGAGGCGTGGACCCTCGTGGTCTTCGTGCTGCTGCTGCTCGTCGGGGCCGGGGCCGCCACCTGGTGGCTGTGGACCCGCTGGGGCCGCTGGCACGCCTGGGTGGTCGGGGTGCCGGTGCTGCTCGCTCTGGGCGTGACCGGGGCTGACGCCGTGATGGGCGCGCTGCCCAACCTGCTGTGA
- a CDS encoding phosphate ABC transporter ATP-binding protein, translated as MSAIDAQDVSAWFGTHKVLERVSLSMLPGEVTALIGPSGCGKSTFLRILNRMHELVPSAALAGQVLLDGDDIYDRSKKLQDARKDIGMVFQKANPFPAMSIYDNVVAGLKLTGRRAGRDEKDELVERTLTSAGLWKEVKDRLRQPGGGLSGGQQQRLCIARSLAVRPKVLLMDEPCSALDPTSTRVIEETMTELKKEVTIVIVTHNMQQAQRVSQQCAFFLAAQGTPGVIVEHGDTEAMFSEPQDERTFDYVNGRFG; from the coding sequence CTGTCCGCGATCGATGCGCAGGACGTCTCTGCCTGGTTCGGCACGCACAAGGTGCTCGAGAGGGTCTCGCTGAGCATGCTGCCCGGCGAGGTGACCGCCCTCATCGGCCCGTCGGGCTGCGGCAAGTCCACGTTCCTGCGGATCCTCAACCGCATGCACGAGCTCGTGCCGTCCGCGGCCCTGGCCGGTCAGGTGCTGCTCGACGGCGACGACATCTACGACCGGAGCAAGAAGCTCCAGGACGCCCGCAAGGACATCGGGATGGTGTTCCAGAAGGCCAACCCGTTCCCGGCGATGAGCATCTACGACAACGTCGTCGCCGGCCTCAAGCTCACCGGGCGACGCGCCGGCCGGGACGAGAAGGACGAGCTCGTCGAGCGCACGCTGACCTCCGCCGGGCTGTGGAAGGAGGTCAAGGACCGCCTGCGCCAGCCGGGCGGTGGTCTGTCCGGCGGGCAGCAGCAGCGGCTGTGCATCGCCCGCTCGTTGGCCGTCCGACCGAAGGTCCTGCTGATGGACGAACCCTGCTCCGCGCTCGACCCGACCTCCACCCGGGTCATCGAGGAGACGATGACCGAGCTGAAGAAGGAGGTGACGATCGTGATCGTCACCCACAACATGCAGCAGGCGCAGCGGGTGTCGCAGCAGTGCGCGTTCTTCCTGGCCGCCCAGGGCACGCCCGGTGTCATCGTCGAGCACGGCGACACCGAGGCGATGTTCTCCGAGCCGCAGGACGAGCGCACCTTCGACTACGTCAACGGGCGCTTCGGGTGA
- a CDS encoding protein kinase domain-containing protein, with product MTGFDEGGTLLGGRYLLGDLLGVGGSASVFEADDLRSPEALRGASPERVAVKVLHPHLSAHEGACEAFLREARAAQSLDHPGIAAVHASGAEDIGGIRTAWIALDLVTGGSLADRVARTGPMGVAEAAAVLDGVLGALGAAHRAGLVHRDVSPANVLLQQVDPDEPLRAEQVRVVDLGLADATGSTAVGADLLRTPAGGAADPGERGVIGNAHYMSPEQAQGRPVRAAGDLYQAGALLYFLLTGRPPYPLPSADQVLQAHVSAPQPVPSALEPGARVLDRVVVHAMAKTPARRYRDAEEFRAAVRAAVGPDRAETRAPGQRPATRDLDPSGAVSSEGAAGQEVRATQVLRGATRPGEPVGADLDYLDPVGPPATSPVTAGPPSPAGGAVLGVAVAAVLGIALWGALTAAADPGAPSPQISTSTSAAADPAPTTEAPVVPPSVPSPATTTDAEPTPTTDPVRITVPTLYGTLSDSLQALRDAGLQLGAVTRADSAEAADKVLGQAPAAGEAVDAGSTVEVTLASGFNAVPEVTGTTVANATASLQDAGFTVAVSGPAPGVDASGTDLIVGTRPVGGSRLRVGATVTLVVAAAVPTPSPDPSPVLGDGA from the coding sequence ATGACGGGGTTCGACGAGGGCGGCACACTGCTCGGCGGTCGCTACCTGCTCGGCGACCTGCTGGGTGTGGGTGGGTCGGCCTCGGTGTTCGAGGCCGACGACCTGCGCTCGCCAGAGGCCCTGCGCGGTGCCTCGCCGGAGCGGGTCGCCGTCAAGGTCCTGCACCCGCACCTGAGCGCCCACGAGGGGGCATGCGAGGCGTTCCTGCGCGAGGCGCGCGCGGCGCAGTCGCTCGACCACCCGGGCATCGCGGCCGTGCACGCGTCGGGGGCGGAGGACATCGGCGGGATCCGTACGGCGTGGATCGCCCTCGACCTGGTCACCGGCGGCAGCCTGGCCGACCGGGTCGCGCGCACCGGGCCGATGGGCGTCGCTGAGGCCGCGGCCGTGCTCGACGGGGTGCTCGGCGCCCTCGGCGCCGCGCACCGTGCGGGCCTGGTGCACCGGGACGTGTCGCCCGCGAACGTGCTCCTGCAGCAGGTCGACCCCGACGAGCCGCTGCGTGCCGAACAGGTGCGGGTCGTCGACCTCGGCCTGGCCGACGCGACCGGGAGCACCGCCGTGGGCGCCGACCTGCTGCGCACCCCCGCCGGTGGTGCGGCCGACCCGGGGGAGCGGGGGGTCATCGGCAACGCGCACTACATGTCGCCCGAGCAGGCGCAGGGCAGGCCGGTGCGGGCGGCAGGTGACCTCTACCAGGCGGGCGCGCTGCTGTACTTCCTGCTCACCGGCCGTCCGCCGTACCCGCTGCCCTCGGCCGACCAGGTCCTGCAGGCGCACGTGTCCGCGCCCCAGCCCGTGCCGTCGGCGCTCGAGCCCGGCGCACGGGTGCTCGACCGCGTCGTCGTGCACGCGATGGCCAAGACGCCCGCCCGGCGGTACCGCGACGCCGAGGAGTTCCGAGCGGCCGTGCGCGCGGCCGTCGGCCCAGACCGGGCTGAGACACGTGCACCTGGACAGCGGCCGGCGACCCGGGACCTCGACCCGTCCGGTGCCGTGTCGTCCGAGGGTGCCGCCGGCCAGGAGGTCCGCGCGACCCAGGTGCTGCGCGGTGCGACCCGCCCGGGCGAGCCGGTCGGCGCGGACCTCGACTACCTCGACCCGGTCGGCCCGCCCGCGACGTCACCCGTGACCGCTGGTCCGCCCTCGCCAGCCGGGGGCGCAGTGCTCGGCGTGGCCGTCGCGGCCGTGCTGGGCATCGCGCTGTGGGGCGCGCTGACCGCCGCCGCCGACCCCGGGGCGCCGAGCCCACAGATCAGCACCTCGACGAGCGCGGCGGCAGACCCTGCGCCGACGACCGAGGCGCCCGTCGTGCCACCCTCCGTGCCGAGCCCCGCTACGACGACTGACGCGGAACCGACGCCGACCACCGACCCCGTCCGGATCACCGTCCCCACGCTCTACGGCACGCTGTCCGACTCGTTGCAGGCGCTGCGCGACGCGGGACTGCAGCTGGGCGCCGTCACCCGGGCCGACTCTGCCGAGGCCGCCGACAAGGTGCTCGGCCAGGCGCCCGCCGCGGGGGAGGCCGTGGACGCAGGCTCGACGGTGGAGGTGACCCTCGCGTCGGGGTTCAACGCCGTGCCTGAGGTGACGGGCACGACCGTCGCGAACGCCACGGCCAGCCTGCAGGACGCAGGCTTCACGGTGGCCGTCTCCGGCCCGGCACCAGGCGTCGACGCGTCGGGGACGGACCTGATCGTCGGCACCCGGCCGGTGGGTGGCAGCCGACTGCGCGTCGGCGCCACGGTCACGCTGGTGGTCGCAGCCGCCGTCCCGACGCCGAGCCCCGACCCGTCACCCGTGCTCGGGGACGGGGCGTGA
- a CDS encoding lytic transglycosylase domain-containing protein yields the protein MSAPEPTPGPAVVTIDRIDPDAPRGDRFARLRVALVRALVAAGLGTMVVTATALIHATGLPTAEPTSPRRALEPAQTAATSATVGAGSPQPATARVDPGWVERVAAVTAIPARALLAYAAADLVLDAEDPGCGLGWNTLAAIGAIESAHGTHGGARLGDDGRPRPAVLGIALDGDGVAAITDTDDGLWDGDTTWDRAVGPLQFIPSTWASWGADGDGDGVADPNQIDDAALAAARYLCHSGSLDTGDGWRAAVLSYNRSESYADQVATTANRYAQALS from the coding sequence GTGAGCGCCCCGGAGCCCACGCCGGGGCCAGCCGTCGTGACCATCGACCGGATCGATCCGGACGCGCCGCGCGGTGACCGCTTCGCACGGCTCCGGGTCGCCCTAGTGCGCGCGCTCGTGGCGGCCGGGCTCGGCACGATGGTCGTGACCGCCACGGCCCTGATCCACGCCACCGGTCTGCCCACCGCCGAACCGACCTCACCGCGTCGCGCGCTCGAACCGGCGCAGACGGCCGCGACCTCCGCCACCGTCGGCGCCGGCTCGCCGCAACCCGCGACGGCGCGCGTCGACCCCGGCTGGGTCGAACGCGTGGCCGCGGTGACCGCGATCCCCGCGCGGGCGCTGCTCGCCTACGCCGCCGCCGACCTGGTGCTCGACGCGGAGGACCCCGGGTGCGGCCTCGGCTGGAACACCCTGGCCGCCATCGGTGCGATCGAGTCCGCCCATGGCACGCACGGCGGGGCGAGGCTCGGCGACGACGGGCGTCCGCGACCGGCCGTCCTCGGGATCGCGCTCGACGGCGACGGCGTCGCCGCGATCACCGACACCGACGACGGCCTGTGGGACGGGGACACGACGTGGGACCGCGCCGTCGGCCCGCTGCAGTTCATCCCGTCGACCTGGGCGAGCTGGGGTGCGGACGGCGACGGCGACGGCGTCGCCGACCCGAACCAGATCGACGACGCAGCCCTCGCCGCCGCGCGGTACCTGTGCCACTCCGGCAGCCTGGACACGGGCGACGGCTGGCGAGCGGCCGTGCTGTCCTACAACCGTTCCGAGTCGTACGCCGACCAGGTCGCCACGACGGCGAACCGCTACGCACAGGCGCTGTCGTGA
- a CDS encoding three-helix bundle dimerization domain-containing protein, with translation MELDEERALTELVGRLETRFPTLGRDQIERDVTAHHVRFEDVTIHDFVPVLIERQLVEAYRESAQE, from the coding sequence ATGGAACTCGACGAAGAACGCGCCCTCACCGAGCTCGTCGGCCGACTCGAGACACGCTTCCCCACGCTCGGTCGAGACCAGATCGAGCGCGACGTCACGGCGCACCACGTGCGGTTCGAGGACGTGACGATCCACGACTTCGTCCCCGTGCTCATCGAACGCCAGCTGGTCGAGGCCTACCGCGAGTCCGCTCAGGAGTAG
- the mobF gene encoding MobF family relaxase, giving the protein MTLHRLTAGAGYRYLLRHIATGDCARTGRAPVTSYYTESGNPPGRWFGRGLDRLGAARSDLEPIGLEVGTVVVEDAMGRLFAHGLDPMTGVPLGRAYPSATSPADRVAAQTRKLPEAMDAQAREAAIEAITRVELGREANPAVAGFDLTFTVMKSVSTLWALGDVRVQQAVYDAHIAAVAAALRFVEDRALFTRTGHGGCRQEATRGAVAAAFDHWDSRAGDPNLHTHVVVANKVQGLDGTWRSLDSRALHHAVVAVSELYEAFLVDEVAGRLPVRWGWRGRGPRRSPAFELEGVGEELLSVFSRRATQIDEAMTRAVARFAAGHGRGPNRIEIIQLRQMVTRATRPAKKVHPLAQLLQRWRDRATRTTGMSPEQLTEQVLRGAGFRPARCRDLSATVVDELATRVLEGVRERRSTWTRWNVEAEALRLTKPLIAASVAERVAITAAIAEAVLGRCVSLEAPAAFTSTGRYARADGTSVFDRPSEHTYTDAVILQAEDDLLEASTDITAPTARVLHADLNRGDGEQLAEDQEAAVRQIAASGRAVDLLVGPAGSGKTTALAALRAVWERQHGRGSVIGLAPSSSAAANLAGALGVLCENTAKWLHESTGPGGKQRRAVIDQLVHERRGTGIDLIRARTIDTATAALIGEDRRWRLQGGQLVIVDEASLAGTLALRDLTAQARRAGAKVLLVGDHAQLSAVDAGGAFALLVDRTGGARLRTLWRFTHPWEAAATAGLRAGDRRALDAYEDAGRVHAGPGESMLEEAYAAWSADVAAGAAAILLAPDAGTVTALNSRAHNDRVLDGLVRPGGITTASGTVIGVGDRVVTRLNERHLRVGGGYVRNGDLWDVRGIDPDGSLLVVRAHTRLARRGVVGMTGSDEHALVHLPAGYAYEHVDLAYATTTHRAQGITVDAAHVLAHTGMTRENLYVAMTRGRDTNHLYLAVDGIDNDCDGPPDPHAPGDARDILTTILGTSGAERSATATIAARLDEASSLRRLEPIARTLHADAAHTRLATRLTAHGIEAASARAIMTSPDAGRLATTLDQIAATADNPAATITRILHTGQAPASPDALLGRAAAWLRRHHQDAAEIRPVRDPDGLDADGLTLLDQIEHLITDRTAVLTRAAIEDAPMWLDELGPAPAPGPAREAWLAAIGAHATHLDRRTPAAPATRPATPTPAR; this is encoded by the coding sequence ATGACGTTGCACCGCCTGACGGCGGGTGCCGGGTACCGGTACCTGTTGCGGCACATCGCCACGGGTGACTGCGCGCGGACCGGTCGGGCCCCGGTGACGTCTTACTACACCGAGTCGGGCAACCCGCCTGGTCGCTGGTTCGGTCGTGGCCTGGATCGGCTAGGTGCGGCGCGCAGTGACCTGGAGCCGATCGGCCTGGAGGTCGGGACGGTGGTGGTTGAGGACGCGATGGGTCGCCTGTTCGCTCACGGCCTGGATCCGATGACCGGCGTGCCGCTGGGCCGCGCGTACCCGAGTGCGACCTCGCCGGCCGATCGTGTCGCCGCGCAGACCCGCAAGCTCCCCGAGGCCATGGATGCGCAGGCGCGCGAGGCGGCGATCGAGGCCATCACCCGCGTGGAGCTGGGGCGGGAGGCGAATCCGGCGGTGGCGGGGTTCGATCTGACGTTCACGGTGATGAAGTCGGTCTCGACGTTGTGGGCGTTGGGTGATGTGCGGGTGCAGCAGGCCGTCTACGACGCGCACATCGCGGCGGTCGCTGCGGCGTTGCGGTTCGTGGAGGACCGGGCGCTGTTCACCCGGACGGGGCATGGCGGGTGTCGTCAGGAGGCGACGCGGGGTGCGGTGGCGGCGGCGTTCGATCACTGGGACTCGCGGGCCGGTGACCCGAACCTGCACACGCACGTCGTGGTGGCCAACAAGGTGCAGGGGCTCGACGGCACGTGGCGTTCTCTCGACTCGCGCGCGTTGCATCACGCGGTGGTGGCGGTGAGCGAATTGTACGAGGCGTTCCTGGTGGACGAGGTGGCCGGTCGGTTGCCGGTGCGGTGGGGGTGGCGTGGTCGCGGCCCGCGCCGTTCGCCGGCGTTCGAGCTGGAGGGCGTGGGCGAGGAGTTGCTGAGCGTGTTCTCCCGGCGCGCGACGCAGATTGACGAGGCGATGACGAGGGCGGTTGCCCGGTTCGCGGCCGGACATGGTCGGGGTCCGAACCGGATCGAGATCATCCAGTTGCGCCAGATGGTCACCCGGGCCACGCGCCCGGCCAAGAAGGTCCACCCGCTGGCTCAGCTGCTTCAACGCTGGCGTGACCGCGCCACCCGCACCACCGGGATGAGCCCTGAGCAGCTGACCGAGCAGGTTCTGCGTGGCGCCGGTTTTCGTCCGGCGCGGTGTCGTGATCTGTCGGCCACCGTGGTCGACGAGCTGGCCACCCGGGTTCTGGAGGGGGTGCGGGAGCGGCGCTCGACCTGGACGCGGTGGAACGTCGAGGCCGAGGCCCTGCGGCTGACCAAGCCCTTGATCGCTGCATCGGTGGCGGAGCGTGTGGCGATCACGGCCGCCATAGCCGAGGCGGTGCTCGGTCGGTGCGTGAGCCTGGAGGCCCCGGCGGCGTTCACCTCGACCGGGCGGTACGCGCGGGCGGACGGGACCAGCGTGTTCGACCGGCCCAGCGAGCACACGTACACCGACGCCGTGATCCTCCAGGCCGAGGACGACCTCCTGGAAGCCTCCACCGACATCACGGCACCGACCGCGCGGGTCCTGCACGCCGACCTGAACCGAGGCGATGGCGAGCAACTGGCAGAAGACCAGGAGGCGGCCGTGCGGCAGATCGCCGCCTCGGGGCGGGCTGTCGACCTGCTGGTCGGTCCGGCCGGGTCGGGCAAGACGACCGCGTTGGCGGCGTTGCGGGCGGTGTGGGAGCGGCAGCACGGGCGCGGGTCGGTCATCGGCCTGGCGCCGTCCTCCAGTGCGGCGGCGAACCTGGCCGGTGCGTTGGGCGTCCTGTGTGAGAACACCGCCAAGTGGCTGCACGAGTCGACCGGACCCGGTGGCAAGCAGCGGCGCGCCGTCATCGACCAGCTGGTGCACGAGCGGCGCGGCACCGGGATCGACCTGATCCGTGCCCGCACGATCGACACCGCGACCGCGGCGCTGATCGGGGAGGACCGCCGCTGGCGCCTGCAAGGCGGGCAGCTCGTCATCGTCGACGAGGCATCCCTGGCCGGCACGCTCGCCCTGCGCGATCTGACCGCCCAAGCGCGCCGCGCCGGAGCCAAGGTGCTCCTGGTCGGGGATCACGCCCAGCTGTCCGCGGTCGACGCCGGAGGGGCCTTCGCCCTGCTGGTCGATCGGACCGGGGGTGCGCGACTGCGCACCCTGTGGCGGTTCACCCACCCCTGGGAAGCCGCGGCGACCGCTGGACTGCGCGCCGGGGACCGCCGTGCGCTGGACGCCTACGAGGACGCAGGTCGCGTGCATGCCGGGCCGGGGGAGTCCATGCTCGAGGAGGCCTACGCAGCCTGGTCCGCCGACGTCGCCGCGGGCGCGGCCGCGATCCTGCTCGCCCCCGACGCCGGCACCGTGACCGCCCTGAACTCCCGCGCACACAACGACCGCGTCCTGGACGGACTCGTCCGCCCCGGTGGCATCACTACCGCGTCCGGCACGGTGATCGGTGTGGGGGACCGGGTCGTCACGCGGCTCAACGAGCGGCACCTGCGAGTCGGCGGCGGGTACGTCCGCAACGGAGACCTGTGGGACGTACGCGGCATCGACCCCGACGGCAGCCTCCTGGTCGTCCGCGCGCACACCCGCCTGGCGCGCCGCGGCGTGGTCGGCATGACTGGATCCGACGAGCACGCCCTGGTTCACCTGCCCGCCGGGTATGCGTACGAGCACGTTGACCTGGCCTACGCCACCACCACCCACCGGGCGCAGGGCATCACGGTGGACGCCGCGCACGTGCTCGCACACACGGGGATGACCCGGGAGAACCTGTACGTCGCGATGACCCGCGGACGAGACACCAACCACCTCTACCTGGCCGTCGACGGCATCGACAACGACTGCGACGGCCCGCCCGACCCGCACGCCCCCGGCGACGCCCGCGACATCCTGACCACCATCCTGGGCACGAGCGGCGCCGAGCGGTCCGCGACCGCGACCATCGCCGCCCGCCTGGACGAGGCGAGTTCGCTGCGCCGGCTCGAACCCATCGCCCGCACCCTGCACGCCGACGCCGCCCACACCCGACTGGCCACACGCCTCACCGCGCACGGCATCGAGGCCGCCTCGGCACGCGCGATCATGACGTCCCCGGACGCCGGGCGTCTCGCCACCACCCTCGACCAGATCGCGGCCACGGCCGACAACCCCGCGGCCACGATCACCAGGATCTTGCACACCGGTCAGGCACCCGCCAGCCCCGATGCGCTGCTCGGGCGCGCCGCGGCCTGGCTGCGCCGACACCACCAGGACGCCGCTGAGATCCGGCCCGTACGCGACCCGGACGGCCTCGACGCCGACGGGCTCACCCTGCTCGACCAGATCGAGCACCTCATCACCGACCGCACAGCCGTCCTGACACGAGCCGCGATCGAAGACGCGCCGATGTGGCTCGACGAGCTCGGACCCGCACCCGCACCTGGACCGGCACGAGAGGCGTGGCTCGCGGCGATCGGCGCCCACGCCACACACCTCGACCGGCGAACCCCGGCAGCCCCCGCGACACGACCAGCCACACCGACCCCGGCGAGGTGA
- a CDS encoding ArdC-like ssDNA-binding domain-containing protein, translated as MPERPSPDERLAAIHAQLVDAVENLVHSEAWATMLTIAARFPTYSPSNVLLIATQRPDATRVAGIRTWNSLGRRVTKGEHGIAILAPCIYRQLDDDTTTPPTTDHAGPGDDAAAPARVLRGFKIVHVFDITQTDGDPVPDNTPELLLGDAPAGLWDHLAGLVREDGYTLDRGGCPPGVNGYTDFTSRRVRVREDVDPAQAVKTLAHELGHIRADHTTRFPEYASDLTCRGQAEVEAESIAYIVTTHAGMVADPYTVPYVAAWADGALDRLRQSLSIIIASSRSLLRELPLTSGVRPPSLEANLTSPASVAPQPRTLALD; from the coding sequence ATGCCCGAACGACCCTCCCCCGACGAACGACTCGCTGCGATCCACGCCCAGCTCGTCGACGCCGTCGAGAACCTCGTCCACTCCGAGGCCTGGGCCACCATGCTCACCATCGCCGCCCGGTTCCCCACCTACTCCCCCTCCAACGTGCTACTCATCGCCACCCAACGACCCGACGCCACCCGCGTCGCCGGCATCCGCACCTGGAACTCCCTGGGCCGACGCGTCACCAAGGGCGAGCACGGCATCGCGATCCTCGCCCCCTGCATCTACCGGCAGCTCGACGACGACACCACGACACCACCCACCACCGACCACGCCGGACCGGGCGATGACGCAGCGGCCCCCGCGCGGGTGCTGCGCGGGTTCAAGATCGTGCACGTCTTCGACATCACCCAGACCGACGGCGACCCCGTGCCCGACAACACACCCGAGCTCCTCCTCGGCGACGCCCCCGCGGGACTCTGGGATCACCTCGCCGGTCTCGTGCGCGAGGACGGGTACACCCTCGACCGGGGCGGCTGCCCGCCAGGCGTCAACGGCTACACCGACTTCACCAGCCGGCGCGTGCGCGTGCGCGAGGACGTCGACCCAGCGCAGGCGGTCAAGACCCTCGCGCACGAGCTCGGACACATCCGCGCCGACCACACCACACGCTTCCCCGAGTACGCCTCGGACCTGACCTGCCGGGGGCAGGCAGAGGTGGAGGCCGAGTCCATCGCGTACATCGTGACGACTCATGCCGGGATGGTCGCCGATCCGTACACCGTGCCTTACGTCGCTGCTTGGGCGGATGGCGCGCTCGATCGACTCCGACAGAGTCTGAGCATCATCATCGCCTCGTCGCGCTCCCTCTTGCGGGAGCTTCCCCTCACCTCGGGTGTCCGGCCGCCGTCCCTCGAAGCCAATCTGACCAGCCCCGCGTCGGTCGCTCCTCAACCACGCACCCTGGCACTCGACTGA
- a CDS encoding transglycosylase SLT domain-containing protein, which produces MIGKLTLGALGILAVPALAIVTALGVAFGTHECLATAGGGTLSDDAPVPVAARGWVAEVRAGCPDLPEPWIAAVMAQESGFRPDAYADDANGGTWGLFQLNATIWQNAYGHPWSADLNGNGTWDVQDPDIHATVAGRYLCDRLTGVRQIRTEHPDWASSTIPVLDALIIAHNAGESRLRTYPTIPATTRDFIANVAERVAAWTADPVSGAQAENPEPAPDPSIADASGTQGSAGCVPDLGRGDVRVPAGTPVDVATAVRNAMAYVGVTSGWTQLCDRLACRAYGYLGSGYPSATAHWHQMLTEGHAHPDDLCPPLGSFVFFDTGRPFGHVSIVVQADPGRCDPTQIKVTSNGAFDAATGNHGGVYLLTLAQLTGFYRGGGYLGWSDPVCRGALLPADTIHPAPPGR; this is translated from the coding sequence ATGATCGGCAAGCTCACCCTCGGCGCCCTGGGCATCCTCGCCGTCCCCGCCCTCGCCATCGTCACGGCCCTCGGGGTCGCGTTCGGCACGCACGAGTGCCTGGCCACCGCTGGCGGCGGCACCCTGTCTGACGACGCGCCGGTCCCGGTGGCGGCGCGGGGGTGGGTGGCGGAGGTGCGCGCCGGGTGCCCCGACCTGCCCGAGCCGTGGATTGCCGCGGTCATGGCCCAGGAGTCCGGGTTCCGACCCGACGCCTACGCCGACGACGCCAACGGCGGCACCTGGGGCCTGTTCCAGCTCAACGCCACCATCTGGCAGAACGCCTACGGGCACCCCTGGTCAGCGGACCTCAACGGCAACGGCACCTGGGACGTGCAAGACCCCGACATCCACGCCACCGTCGCCGGCCGCTACCTCTGCGACCGACTGACCGGGGTGCGACAGATCCGCACCGAGCACCCCGACTGGGCCTCCTCCACCATCCCCGTCCTGGACGCGCTGATCATCGCCCACAACGCCGGCGAGTCCCGGCTACGCACCTACCCGACCATCCCCGCCACCACCCGCGACTTCATCGCGAACGTCGCCGAACGGGTCGCCGCCTGGACCGCCGACCCCGTCTCCGGCGCCCAAGCCGAGAACCCCGAGCCGGCACCCGACCCGAGCATCGCCGACGCGTCCGGCACCCAGGGCTCTGCCGGCTGCGTGCCTGACCTCGGCCGCGGTGACGTCCGAGTGCCGGCAGGTACACCGGTCGACGTGGCCACCGCGGTGCGCAACGCCATGGCCTACGTCGGGGTCACCTCCGGGTGGACCCAGCTGTGCGACCGGCTCGCGTGCCGCGCCTACGGGTACCTCGGCTCCGGGTATCCCTCCGCCACCGCCCACTGGCACCAGATGCTCACCGAGGGGCACGCCCACCCCGACGACCTCTGCCCACCGCTGGGCTCGTTCGTCTTCTTCGACACCGGCCGACCCTTCGGCCACGTCTCCATCGTCGTGCAGGCCGACCCCGGACGCTGCGACCCGACCCAGATCAAGGTCACCTCCAACGGCGCCTTCGACGCCGCCACCGGCAACCACGGCGGCGTCTACCTGCTCACCCTCGCCCAGCTCACCGGCTTCTACCGCGGCGGCGGGTACCTCGGCTGGTCCGACCCCGTCTGCCGCGGCGCGCTGCTGCCCGCCGACACCATCCACCCCGCACCCCCAGGCAGGTGA